From a region of the Oryzias melastigma strain HK-1 linkage group LG4, ASM292280v2, whole genome shotgun sequence genome:
- the LOC112150759 gene encoding regulator of G-protein signaling 8, which translates to MKTRLGCLSKKSDSYSDFSEFLPPAHETTARCLKLSTDEVVRWSDSFDHLLSHKYGLAAFRTFLKSEFSDENIEFWMACEEYKKIKSSTKLVSKANKIFKEFIEVQSPREVNIDYRTREKTKQSLADPTPTSLNEVQGKIYSLMEKDSYPRFLRSKMYQDMVNRAHAQGQRRSV; encoded by the exons ATGAAGACCAGACTAGGCTGCCTCTCCAAAAAGTCTGACTCCTACAGCGACTTCTCTGAATTCCTGCCACCGGCTCATGAGACCACCGCCAGGTGTTTGAA ACTATCCACAGATGAGGTCGTTCGATGGTCCGACTCATTCGATCACCTTCTCTCCCACAAAT ATGGACTGGCGGCCTTCCGGACATTTCTTAAGTCTGAGTTCAGCgatgaaaacattgaattttGGATGGCATGTGAGGAATACAAAAAGATCAAGAGCTCGACCAAGCTTGTGTCAAAGGCGAACAAAATATTCAAGGAGTTCATTGAAGTTCAGTCCCCGAGAGAG GTAAACATTGACTACCGCACCAGAGAAAAGACCAAACAGAGCCTGGCAGACCCCACCCCAACCAGCTTGAACGAGGTCCAGGGAAAAATCTACAGCCTCATGGAGAAAGACTCCTACCCTCGGTTCCTCAGGTCGAAGATGTACCAGGATATGGTCAACAGGGCACATGCACAAGGCCAGCGGAGGTCTGTCTGA